The Streptomyces cyanogenus DNA segment GCGAGCTGCCGCCGGTCCTGCGCCCGGACGCCTGGCTGGAGGTCACGGGCACCTACACCCCCCGCCTGACCCGCGACCCGGTCAACGACGGCCCCATCCCCTATCTGAAGGTCACCTCGACCCGGCCGGTCCAGGCCCCGCCCGATCCGTACGACGAGACCTGGAACACCTGAGCCGGTGCCGCCGGCTACCGCCCGGCTGCGGCTCCGGCGGCGTCGAAGTCGAAGCGGGCCAGGTCGCCCAGCCACGCCCTGGCGTTGCCGTCGGACGGGGCGCGCCAGTCGCCGCGCGGGGAGAGGGAGCCGCCGGCCGAGACCTTCGGGCCGTTCGGCATCGCCGAGCGCTTGAACTGGGAGAACGCGAAGAAGCGGCGGCAGAAGACCTCCAGCCAGTGCCGGATCTCGGCCAGGTCGTACGCGACCCGCTTGGCCTCCGGGAAGCCGGGCGGCCAGGCGCCGGTCTCCGGGTCGTGCCAGGCGTGCCAGGCCAGGAAGGCGATCTTCGACGGGCGGAAGCCGTAGCGCAGCACCTGGAAGAGGGTGAAGTCGTGCAGCGCGTACGGGCCGATCTTCGACTCGGTGGACTGCATCTCCTCGCCCGGCACCAGCTCCGGACTGATCTCGGTGTCCAGGATCGCGGCGAGGATCTTGCCGGTCTCGTCGTCGAACTGCTCGCTGCTGATGACCCAGCGGATCAGGTGCTGGATCAGGGTCTTCGGCACCCCGGAGTTGACGTTGTAGTGGCTCATCTGGTCGCCGACGCCGTACGTCGACCAGCCGAGCGCCAGCTCCGAGAGGTCGCCGGTGCCGAGGACGATGCCGCCGCGCTGGTTGGCCAGCCGGAAGAGGTAGTCGGTGCGCAGGCCGGCCTGGACGTTCTCGAAGGTGACGTCGTACACCGGCTCGCCGGAGGCGAAGGGGTGGCCGATCTCCTGGAGCATCAGCCGCGCGGTCGGCGTGATGTCCAGCTCGGCGGCGGTGACGCCGAGCGCGCGCATCAGCTTGTGGGCGTTGTCCTTGGTGTGGTCGCTGGTGGCGAAGCCGGGCAGGGTGAAGGCGAGGATGTCGCTGCGCGGCCGGCCGGCGCGGTCCATCGCCCGGGCGGCGACGATCAGCGCGTGGGTGGAGTCGAGCCCGCCGGACACGCCGATGACGACCTTCGGTCCGCCGATCGCCGCGAGCCGCTGCTGGAGGCCGGCGACCTGGATGTTGTACGCCTCGTAGCAGTCCAGGGCGAGCCGCTCGGGGTCGGCGGGCACGAACGGGAACCGCTCGACGCGGCGGCGCAGCCCGAGGTCGGTGCGCGGCGGGTCCAGCTCGAAGGAGACGGTCCGGAAGTCCCCGGTGCGGGCGGCGTGGGCCCGGCGGTTGTCGTCGAAGGTGCCCATCCGCTGCCGCTCCTGCCGCAGCAGGTCGAGGTCGACGTCGGCGACCGCGTACTGGTCGCCGACCGGGAAGCGGTCGGACTCGGCGAGCAGCACCCCGTTCTCGTAGATCATGGTCTGCCCGTCCCAGGACAGGTCGGTGGTCGACTCGCCGAGGCCGGCCGCCGCGTAGACGTAGGCGGCGAGGCAGCGGGAGGACGCCGAGCGGCACAGCAGCTTGCGGTCCTCGGCCCGGCCGACGGTGATCGGGCTGCCGGAGAGGTTGACCAGCACGGTCGCCCCGGCGAGGGCGGCCTCGGCGCTCGGCGGCACCGGCACCCACATGTCCTCGCAGATCTCCGTGTGCAGCACCAGGCCGGGCACGTCCTGGGCGGCGAACAGCAGGTCCACGCCGAACGGCACCTCGGCGCCGGCGACCCGGATGGTGCCGCCCCGCTCGTCGTGGCCGTCGGCGATCTGCCGGCGCTCGTAGAACTCCCGGTAGTTCGGCGGGTACGACTTCGGTACGACACCGAGGATCCGGCCCCGGTGCACCACCACCGCGCAGTTGTAGATCCGGTTGCGGTGGCGCAACGGGGCGCCGACGACCAGTACCGGCAGCAGTTCGGCCGATCCGGCGACGACGGTGCCGAGGGCCGCCTCGACCTGGTCGAGGAGGGCGTCCTGGAGCAGCAGGTCCTCGATCGAGTAGCCGGTGAGGCCCAGCTCGGGGAAGACGGCGACGGCGACGCCCTCGTCCGCGCAGCCGCGGGCCTGGCGCAGCACCGCTTCGGCGTTGGCGTGCGGGTCGGCGATGACGGTGTGGCCCGTGCACGCGGCGATGCGCGCGAAGCCGTGGCTGTAGAGCGACCAGAAGTTCAACGGGGCTTCCTTCATGTCTGGAAGCCTAGATCCCGGTCGCGCGAGGGTACTCGGCCACACCTGAGTACCTTCGCTCTGGCGGGTGCCGGTGCGGGACGAGAGGCTGGTGGCATGCGCCGACGACTGCTGACATCCGCCTCCCGCGCCCTGCCGGCCCTGGTGCCGGTCCTGGTCGCCGTGGCGGCCTGGGCCGCCTGGCTGGGCTGGGACCAGCAGCCGGACGTGCACCCGGACGGCTCGACGACCGGCCCGTACGAGGCCTGGCAGGTGATCGGGCTGGTGCTGACGCTGCCGGCGCCGGTGTACTGGGCCGTGTCCCGTGGCCGCACGGTGAGCGCGGTCCTCGGCACCACGGCCGGGCTGACGGCAGCGGCCTGGTACGACTGGTCGGACGACGCCAGCGGCCTCTTCGCGATCGGCGTGGGTCTGGTCCTGACCGGCAGCCTCGCCGGGACCGCCGCCGTCTCCGGTGTGATCACCCTGGCCAGGCGGGGCCGGGGCCGCACCGCGTCCTGACCGGCGTGCCCGCGCGGGGCCGCGCCGCTCGCTCCGGTCGCCGCCCGGAGCGGTCAGACCCGGGCCGTCAGCGGTTCCCACCAGGCGCGGTGCTCGCGGTACCAGCGCACGGTCGTGGCCACCCTCCGCGAACCGCACTCGCGGGATGGACCCCGACTCCGTGCGGATCTCGGTCCAGCCGACCGTGTACCGGCGCTCGTGCCCCCTGCGGTCCTCTCGGGGAACTGGTGGTGACCGTGGTTGTTCGGAGCAGCGGGTCACCCGGACGTCCAGGCCGTGCGTGCGGTGGCAGGCGAGGGCTATCAGATCGCTGGATTGCCTGAGCAAAGCCCCGCGACGGAGGGCGACTTGAGGACCGGCCGACCGCGCCGGGTGCCCGGCGGCCGGCCTTGCGACCCGCTGATGATCAACGTTACAGTCTGGGTGAGCCCCGTATGGGCCTACGTATGGAGGTAGCGGCTACTCAGCCAGCACAGGGACCGGCACGTCCGTCTCTCGCAGTTTCGTCAACCCCTGAAGCGGGGGTTCACTGCGCCCACTCCACTGCGTAGGCATGCGGGTTTTTTTGTGTTGTCCTCCTGTGCAGCCGCCCTCCTTTCCGGATGGAATCCGAAAGGAAGCGCATGAGCAAGGAACAGGCCGAGAACAACGGGTCCGGCTTCGACGTCGACGACTTCCAGCGGCGGATCATCGCCGAGTTCCGCGCGAACAACGGCAGGATGACCGGCATGTTCGAGGGCTGGTCGCTGACCGTGCTGACCACGACCGGGGCCAGGACCGGACTGCCCCGGGAGACCCCCCTCGGCTACCTCGTCCTCGACGGCAAGGGCGTCGTCGTCGCATCAGCGAACGGATCGGACCGGCATCCCGGCTGGTACCACAACGTCCGCAGGAACCCCATCGTGACGGTCGAGACCGGCGAGGAGACCTACCGGGCCATCGCCGCCGTCCCGCAGGGCGCCGAACGCGACCGGCTCTTCGAACGGGTGGTGGCCGAGGCCCCCGGGTACGGCGACCACCAGGCCAGGACCACCCGTGAGATCCCGGTCGTCGTGCTGCACCGGATCGAGCCCCGGCCCGGCGAGGAGCGGGTGAAGGGCATGGGGGACTGGATCGTCGAGGTGCACGACTGGCTGCGCGGCGAGCTGAGGACGCTGCGCGAGCAGGCGGACCGGGTGATCGACGGCACGGCGGAGACCGTCGAGGCCACCCCGCAGGACCTCGCCCAGCAGATGCGCACCCACTGCCTCGGCTTCTGCGGCGCGCTGCGCCGGCACCACACCGGCGAGGACATGGCCGTCTTCCCCTCGCTGGCCGCGCAGTTCCCCGCGCTCGCTCCGGCACTGGCCCAGCTGAGCGAGCAGCACGAGGTGGTGGCCCGGCTCCAGGACTCCATCCAGGCGCTCGTCGAGGGCTTCGTGCCCGGCCAGTCCGACCCGGTCCGGCTGCGCGCCGAACTGGAGGAGCTGGCCGGCCGCCTGGAGTCCCACTTCGACTTCGAGGAGCAGACCGTGGTGACGGCGCTGAACGCCACGGCCGAGGCACCGCCGTTCGCCTGATCCGGCACGGCCGGCCCGAGCTGCGGCGCACCGAGCACGTCAGGTAGCCGATGGCGCCGGCCCGTACCCGCTACGAGCCGGCCGCCGACGTCACCCTGCGGACGTGCCGCCCCGGCGCCGCACGAGATACACGGCGCCGCCCGCTACGACGACCGCCACGATGCCGATGCCGACCCACGCACCGGTCGACAGCCCGCCGTCGTCGTCCCCCTTCTCCTGCGAGACGGGGGAGGCCGTGGGCGTCGTCGCCTGCGCGGACGCCGAGGGGGAGGCCGGCGCGGTCCGGCTGGGAGACGGGTGGGCCGGCTTGGCGCCCGGCGCCGCGGCCTTCAGCTTGAGGACCGGTGCGGGGTTCTCGCCGTTGTCGTCCAGCTCGATCCAGCGGTCGGTGCGGCCGTCGCCGTAGGTCTGCAGCGTCTTGAACGCCAGCTCCTCGGCGTCGGGGAGCTGCTTGACGACGATGGAGTACTCGGCGTTCTCGCCGACCTTCACCGCCGGGCCCCCGACGGTGTAGCCGTCCTTGTCAGCGGTGAACTTCCAGCCCTTGGGCCCCTCACCGTAGGTGACGTCGGCGGGTGCGATGCCCTTCGGGAGAGCCACGCGGATCTTGGTGATTCCAGCGGTGGCGGACTCCGACTCCGCATCGAATTCGATCTTCACGTTCTCGGCCAGGGCCTGCGCCTGCTCGGACTTGACCTCGACGTGGGCGGCAGCCGGGCCCGCGGTGAGCAGAACCGCCGTCGCGGCCACGGCGGCCGGTACGGCCACGCGGCGGGCGGTGCGGTGCTTGGTGATGGCACGAAGCATGGATGTCTCCAGGCGTGGGGTACTGCGGGACGGTCGAACGGCCGTCCCGGCATGGTCAGAAGGGGCGAGAGAGTCCCGCGCGGGGAGGGCCCCTTCGCACCACCACGTCCGCGAGCGCAGTTCCCTGCCAGGAGAGGCGTTCCTCCCAGGTGCGCAGCAG contains these protein-coding regions:
- a CDS encoding NAD(+) synthase; this encodes MKEAPLNFWSLYSHGFARIAACTGHTVIADPHANAEAVLRQARGCADEGVAVAVFPELGLTGYSIEDLLLQDALLDQVEAALGTVVAGSAELLPVLVVGAPLRHRNRIYNCAVVVHRGRILGVVPKSYPPNYREFYERRQIADGHDERGGTIRVAGAEVPFGVDLLFAAQDVPGLVLHTEICEDMWVPVPPSAEAALAGATVLVNLSGSPITVGRAEDRKLLCRSASSRCLAAYVYAAAGLGESTTDLSWDGQTMIYENGVLLAESDRFPVGDQYAVADVDLDLLRQERQRMGTFDDNRRAHAARTGDFRTVSFELDPPRTDLGLRRRVERFPFVPADPERLALDCYEAYNIQVAGLQQRLAAIGGPKVVIGVSGGLDSTHALIVAARAMDRAGRPRSDILAFTLPGFATSDHTKDNAHKLMRALGVTAAELDITPTARLMLQEIGHPFASGEPVYDVTFENVQAGLRTDYLFRLANQRGGIVLGTGDLSELALGWSTYGVGDQMSHYNVNSGVPKTLIQHLIRWVISSEQFDDETGKILAAILDTEISPELVPGEEMQSTESKIGPYALHDFTLFQVLRYGFRPSKIAFLAWHAWHDPETGAWPPGFPEAKRVAYDLAEIRHWLEVFCRRFFAFSQFKRSAMPNGPKVSAGGSLSPRGDWRAPSDGNARAWLGDLARFDFDAAGAAAGR
- a CDS encoding nitroreductase/quinone reductase family protein, translated to MSKEQAENNGSGFDVDDFQRRIIAEFRANNGRMTGMFEGWSLTVLTTTGARTGLPRETPLGYLVLDGKGVVVASANGSDRHPGWYHNVRRNPIVTVETGEETYRAIAAVPQGAERDRLFERVVAEAPGYGDHQARTTREIPVVVLHRIEPRPGEERVKGMGDWIVEVHDWLRGELRTLREQADRVIDGTAETVEATPQDLAQQMRTHCLGFCGALRRHHTGEDMAVFPSLAAQFPALAPALAQLSEQHEVVARLQDSIQALVEGFVPGQSDPVRLRAELEELAGRLESHFDFEEQTVVTALNATAEAPPFA
- a CDS encoding DUF1775 domain-containing protein; its protein translation is MLRAITKHRTARRVAVPAAVAATAVLLTAGPAAAHVEVKSEQAQALAENVKIEFDAESESATAGITKIRVALPKGIAPADVTYGEGPKGWKFTADKDGYTVGGPAVKVGENAEYSIVVKQLPDAEELAFKTLQTYGDGRTDRWIELDDNGENPAPVLKLKAAAPGAKPAHPSPSRTAPASPSASAQATTPTASPVSQEKGDDDGGLSTGAWVGIGIVAVVVAGGAVYLVRRRGGTSAG